A stretch of Aythya fuligula isolate bAytFul2 chromosome 1, bAytFul2.pri, whole genome shotgun sequence DNA encodes these proteins:
- the IL26 gene encoding interleukin-26 — MTNCSVRDQVLSFYVKNVFSHLEVESEKLYLISAFQVLQENMNACLPCAPSTRLTPPVKIIKTTFLKLGEKGIYKAISELDILLPWIQAYIQTIL; from the exons ATG acaaaTTGCAGTGTTCGAGACCAGGTCCTCTCATTCTAcgtgaaaaatgttttcagtcatCTTGAAGTGGAAAGTGAAAAGTTGTACCTTATTAGCGCCTTCCAGGTCCTGCAAGAGAACATGAATGCATGT CTTCCATGTGCTCCATCCACAAGGTTAACTCCACCAGTCAAAATTATAAAGACAACATTTCTTAAG CTTGGAGAGAAGGGAATCTACAAGGCCATCAGTGAGCTGGATATTCTCCTTCCCTGGATTCAGGCCTACATACAAACCATCTTATGA
- the IL22 gene encoding interleukin-22, translating to MTSLQTLTKSFSVWVFFCCCCCLPLLLTSPLPPKGAGVGSTSHQTCRLRKTNFQQHYIRNRTYTLAKMARASDQDTDNRLIGQQLYINIKENNRCYMMKRIVEIIVKDVLLTEAREKYPYTEEVAQFLASLTSELSRCKFSGNREHIEKNLEEMKSKMKQLGENGKNKAIGELDLLFDYVENACTDAPKKGGNKKKN from the exons ATGACCTCCCTGCAGACCCTGACCAAGAGCTTCTCAGTATGggtctttttctgctgctgttgctgtctccctcttcttctcaCCAGCCCTCTGCCTCCAAAAGGGGCAGGGGTGGGTTCAACCAGCCACCAAACCTGCAGGCTCAGGAAGACCAACTTTCAGCAGCACTACATCAGGAATCGCACCTACACCTTGGCTAAAATG GCCAGGGCCTCAGACCAGGACACTGACAACAGGCTCATTGGGCAGCAGCTCTACATCAACATCAAG GAAAACAACCGCTGTTACATGATGAAGAGAATTGTGGAGATTATAGTGAAAGACGTCCTTCTCACCGAGGCCAGGGAGAAGTACCCATACACTGAGGAGGTGGCACAGTTCCTGGCATCCCTGACCTCGGAGCTGAGCAGATGT aaattctCAGGAAACAGAGAGCACATTGAAAAGAATCTGGAGGAGatgaagagcaaaatgaaacag TTGGGAGAGAACGGAAAGAATAAAGCCATCGGAGAACTGGATTTACTGTTTGACTACGTAGAAAATGCTTGTACTGATGCCCCAAAGAAGGGAGggaataagaagaaaaactga